The DNA sequence ATTCAGGCGATAATTGTGTCTTATTTACGAATTGCACTCCAATATTTTCTGCTCGTTGATAATCATACTGGTCTAGGTCAGATTCTGTTTCCACTGGTTCAAAATTACTGGCGACATATTCTATCGTATCGAAAAAGTGATATTCTGTAACGTAATCTATGCTTCCTAATAATTCTATTTCTTCCATAGGAATGAGCTCATATGGTATTGCATCGTTCATCCCTGCAGATTGAACGGCTTTTACATAATCATATTTTAATGTCACGTTTGTCCCCAATTTTTCTTTCGCCCATTCACTAGATTGTTTCGTCGCTGCTTGTATAGAAAGTCCTGCGAGAATGAGATTTCCAAGAACAAATAAAGTGATTAAAAGTATGAGACTTCTTCTTTTATTTCCCCACAAGCTCCAAATAGCCCTCATAAAAAAGTTCATCACTTCTCCCCCTATCAATCATGTTTTATTAGTATTGATCTTGGTTCATATCTTAATAGCATGAATGCTGGAATAATAATCGCGATGCAAATAATAAATAGACTTGAGAATGCATACGTAATAATGATAGGTAGTGATAATTGAACATTCAGTTCATCGTGCCTCTCAATCGATTCCGTTATTAACATGTTTTGCTCCATTAATGGTACTTCCTCTTCTACTGTTAACTCCCGATCAAGCAAATAGTTGGCTATTGATTGGGATATTGCTTGACCTGAAACAACCGACAAGCTAAATGCGATAATAGCAATAATTATTACTTCAGAGAGGATTTGACCGATGATCTTCAATCGACTTTCACCTAACGAAAATAAAATGCCAATCTCCTTTGTTCTCTCTTTTAAAGAAATCATGATAATCAAGCAAATGATCATTGCTCCCGCACCAGTAACAATATACAACATAATAGTCGAGAAGGAGGCAACATTCCCTATAGCACCTGTTATGTAAGAAAAAAGATCATCACTGGCATACATATGAAAAAGACCAAAATCTACTGGACTCTCAGCTCTAGCATCTTCAATAAATTGGTCAATATATTTGCCACTTTTTAAATAGAAAACGACCTCCCACACTAGTCCTTCTGTTAATCTATCATCAAAATAACGAGCCTCTGTATAAGGGATATAGATTTTATTATAAGGGCTTGACATATCCAATGAAAAAAAAGGATGATTCGGGTCCGGCCTTTGTTTCGTTTCATAAATTCCAACAATCTCAAATGGATGACTCGTATTTTCATGAAGTGGCTTTAATGATAGTGTATCTCCTACTTCTAGATCATTATGTATAGCAAGGTTTTTTTCTATAACCACTACATTATTTTTCTCATCTTCATCTGTAATATGGCGCCCATCTATTAATGTTTCCAGCTCCCTCTCAAACCCTTGTGCATATTCAGAAAATAATAGAGCTTCTATGTATATATTAGGTTGTTCAAAATGTTCCTCTATACTATCCCCATCATTTTCCGTACTTTCTGTATGACTTACGGGGGAGAAACCTTCTGCAATACTTGGTACGGCTGATTTATAGTTGTATGCAGTGACCAAGTCGTTTGTTTTTAATGATGTAGCCTCTTCCACATTAACCGGTGCTTCATTAACATCGGTGTTAGCTGCGTTGTTAAACTCTAGAATGACTTCATTCCCTATACTTTCTCTCGTATCCATATTTATTTGCTGAACACTAGATTGAATGGCTAAACTAGTTAAAACAAGATTATAAATAAAGAAAAGAATAAGGAACAATAACAAGTTTTTACCCTTTCTTACAATGACACTTTGTATTGCTCTACGAATAAAGTTCATGTTAATCGCTCCTTAAATTACAATTTACTCATAGCTATTTCATCCTCTTCGTACCACTTTGCTTGTTTTTAAAACATTTTATGATACTCTCCATTCACTGCAATAAGTTCCTCGTGTTTTCCTTCCTCTATTAATCTCCCCTCTTTTAATACTAGTATACGATCTGCTAGTTTACAGCTTCCGAGGCGATGGGTAATGAAAATGGCCGTTTTACCTTGAGATAGCCTCATAAAATCATTGAAAATTTCTGCCTCAGAAATAGGATCTAAAGAAGCTGTTGGCTCATCTAACACAATAATTTCCGCATTCCTCAAAAATGCTCTACTAATAGCAACCTTTTGCCATTGGCCCAGAGATATTTCTTGGCCACCAAAAAAATAAGGTCCTAATTCTGTATCATAGCCTTTGTCCAGTTGAGTAATAAATTTATGCGCACCTGATATCTGAGCAGCGCTTTTAATTCTTTCTACGTTATTAACTAATTCAGGTTTACCTACAGCTATATTATCTTTAGCCGTAAACTGGTATTGAACAAAGTCTTGAAATACTGCTGTCATGTATTTTCTTAGCTCTTCTTTATTTATATCTGCTAGGTCTAATTCGTTAATTAAAATTTCTCCTCTTAACGGTTTATACAAACCTAGTAGACATTTTGCCAACGTAGTTTTACCTGAGCCATTTTCACCTACAATAGCAATTTTTTCTCCAGGGTTAATACTAAATGATACATTGTCTAATACGTTTTTCTCATGTGATGGATAAGAAAATGATACACCATTTACCGAAATGGCATTGATAATATTAGGAAATGGTAGACTATTTTTTTCCTCGGAGTTCTCTGTTGGAAGAGACAGAAAAGAAAATAACGTACTAGTATAAAGAGCATCCTCATAAACATTAGCAACTTTATGTGCAATCTCATCCAACATAGTATGAACTTGTATTAGTGCTTGTGTTAATGCTACATAATGCCCGATCGTCACTCTCCCTAGTGCACCTAGCCAAATTAAAAATGCTGCAGCAAGAGTATTAACAACTATTCCACTAAGATCTACAAACGAGATATAAATTTCAGTTTTTTTATCTAAACTTAGTTTTTCTCTAGCATTCTTCCAGTATATATAACTCCAACGAGTAGTTAAAAAATCCTTCAATCCAAAAATTCTTATTTCCTTTGCAGCTTGCCTTGTACTTAATAAATCCAGTAAATACATAGATTTTCGTTCCGCTGGGGTTTGCTGGAGCATTTGTTGAAATCTCCATTTTCCAGTTTTAATATTTACAATTAATGAAGGAAAAATAATTGTTATGAGACTAAGAGCTAGTCCCCAATGAAAAGAAAATAAAATAACCAAAAATCCAGTTATAGTAACAGCGTTCTGAATAATTGAAAAACAGTTGTCAACAAATGACATTGCTCTCTCAGATTGACCACTGGCTCTCTCCAGTTGATTATAGTAATCAGCGTTTTCATATAGCACCAATGGAAGTCTAGAAGCTTTTTCTGCTACTAAACGGTCAAAATAATATTTGGTTTTATAATTTAATTTTGACATAAGATATCTATTAAAAGATTTTAGTAAGGTAGAAATAAAAAGAAACAAAAATTGTATTAGTAAAATTATAATTGCCCTTCTCATTTCTCCTACGCCAAATTGTGTTACTAAAGTTACTTGCTCAACTAATATTGTTGTTAAATATACTTGAATCAATGGCACTCCAATTTGTAACACTCTTAAGCAAATTGTTAATAGGAGTAGTGAGGGGGAAATTTTCATTAATATAGGTATCATTTTTAGTATATATTGAAATACTAATCTACTATTACTTTTTCCACTTAAAGTAGTATCACCCATCTTTATCTCCTTCTATAAGACTACCAAGGATATACAAAATTGTATATCCTTGGTTGATAAATATTAGCAATTACATTCTCTTCGAATAATTCTCTCATATCTTTCACCTGGACATCTTTCAGTTATAATGCGAATTTTAATTCCTCTTACTGGGTTACAGATATCCCGAGTGCAATAATTGCTACGTGTGCACATAATTCTCACCTCCTTTCAAAAATCTAACTTTTATACTGCTAAACCCTCATTTCCATCTGCCATTTTAATTAAGATATTCAAATCACCTTGTGCGTTATTAATAACACCCTTTGATAACACGTATCCCTCTGGTGATAAAAAATAGGCAAATGGAAACACATTCGTTTTAGTTTTAATCAGGTCATCGTTCGTTATTAAGTGAATAGGAACATCTATTTCAAAATCTTTTATTTTTTTATCAAGCTCATTTTTTTCACCTTCCGAAAAGAGAAAAACTGGTAATTCTGGATTCATTTTTGAAAACGATGTCAAATCTGGGTACACTTCATCACATACACTACATGTTGTTGAGCTAAAAATGACAATAGACCCCAAAACTCCTTTCTGGTTAATATTAATCGTTTTATTTTCTAAAGTTTGTATTTCTAATTTTGGGAATAAATCACCAACTGGTAAACCAGAATCTCTTCGTGGTAGAAACTCTTCTTCATTTACAAGATTTCTTTTTTCCGCCATTTTAAGATTTTGCACAGTCTTAAATAAAATGATCAAAGCTATCGAAACAACAATCAACAATGTCCATAATACGAAATGCGAGATTATAAATATATCTATCATAAGTATTCACCTTTCATGTTTTTATTAAATTTTTTTAATAAGAGTAAAAAGCTATATATAATAATAGTTGAGATAGTTATCATGACAGAAGTAATAATCTCAAGAGAAGAGTGACTCCAAATGGATATGTGATTATAGTTTATTAACAACCACACCGTAATAAAAAATAATATTAATATTTTTAGAACACTTCCTAAGCCTAACGATTCATCGGCTAATGTTCCAAAACAGTTACAATTGACTTTATCTACAATATGAAATGATTTCCACGTTGCAATCGAAAAGCAAATAATTAGTGTGAATATTCCGATAAATGATAACAAAAATATAGCTGGAAACAACAAAGATACTCCAACAACCACTTCTAATAACGATAACATTATTGCAATTACAGATGAAAATTTTTTTGAGAAACCTAACTCTTTGATTGTATCTATAAAATTACTTATAGAGATTAGCTTAGAAATACCTGAAATAATAAATATAACTATTAAGAATACTTGAAAAAAAACATAAATACTCACTACTAACGTGACCCTCCTTTGTAATTCTAGTTTGTAAAGTTAACAGTTAGTACAGTAGTATCATTTTTAGATTTGCTGATTCCACGTATTAATACTATTCATTCCATGTCACCGGAAATAAAGTTTATATTAAAAAGTTAACTCTAAATGTAATCGTTTACAATAGAGAACAAATAAAATATATCTTATTAACTAGTAAAAATATAATAAAATAGTTAAATATTACCATAATATTGAGAATTAGTAGATTTTAAAATTTATTTTTACTGTAATGTCTTCAGAAAATGCCCCTAACTCTAACCGATTATTCACACCTGTTGACTAGAATCTCAAATAAAAATGAGATGACTCCTGTAATCACCTCATTTCTGCTTGCTATGACTTTAATTGTCCTCGATGGCTGCTACATTTCACTATAATATGATACGACTAAAATTACTTCCCATTCACAAAAATCTTTTTTATGAGTATAAAAATATTAACATAAACAATCGTAGCACGTATTAAAAATCCAGAGATTGGTAGATCTTCTGCACCAGTCCAAAAATCCATTATTTCACTTTTCCAGTGTCCCTAAGCAATGTGCGTAGCCGTCACAATCGTTTAAAAGCCTGATAGGAGTGGGTTTATCCTATCAGGCGCGCGACGAGCGTAACCATTGCAATACAAATAAAAGGCACTGAAAAAGTTGTTTTGTACTTTTTCAGTGGCCTCAAAGAACGCCACTTTTTCAGAGCCCTTCAATAGTTACCTTATTCAGAGGTCCCTAAAATCACCTTTTGAGTACCCCCTCTCTTATCCTTACTAATCTTTATATACTCGTTTTAACGCTTCCTTCATTTCTGGTTTAATGTTTATTTTTGGTCTTGCATCCTTTGCCATTTTTTCCGCTTCTTCAATTGTTTTCGCCTTACCTAATGCTAAAAGTGTACCTACTGCAACGGAACCAGTGCGGTTACTTCCCCCTTGACAATGGACATAAACATTTTTTCCTTCATGGTACGATTTTACAATATTATCGACTGACTTTTTAATTGCCTCATCTTGATTTTCCGCATCATCGACAATTGGACAATGGACGCGATTATATTGAGAGTCACTATCTAGAGATTCGGCTCTTAAATCATAAACGACGTCCACCTTTTCGTTTTCTAGCATTTCTTCCACATCGTCAGCTCCACCAATGTAAATGCGCTCTTTAAGCAGTTCCTGATAGTTTTTATTTTTCATAATAATCTCCCTTCATTACCCATTTGTTGTGACTATGTACTCACATATGTCTAAATAAATATAATTCATTGTTCATTTTTAACTTCAGGTCACTCGCCTTCCATAGGCAACACTCAAGCCTACCTGGATCGCACCTTCCGCAATAATCAAGGTAACCTTTTAACTTAGTCTATTATAAGATGTATTTTCATTAGTATAAAATTTAATGCTTGATTGTGCATCATGCATTATTATTAAACGATATCATTTCTGCTTTAATATTTGTCGCACTCCTAAAAACAATCCAGATAGATCACCTTCATTGTTAAATAAAAAGCGAATGGGGGTTTCTGATTCATTCATGTTTATTGTAAACAAGTGCTCTCCAACAGGACGCATTTGATACGATTTTCCTTCGCTTTGAAAATAGAGTTGATGATCTTCTTTTACTACGGACATTTCTGCACCTTCACCAGACTCAAAGCTAGCAACATACTTTTTATAATCTTCACTGCTCAATTCATAATCGTCATAAGTAGAAAGGGGAGTCTCTGGGGCAAGCTCTTGTATAGCATTAAAAGCAGCAACCATTAACTTAAATGCCGGTACTCCTACTAAATTGGTTAATACAACACTTGCCAAGCCCTTTTCAGGGATGACACCAAAATTAGAAGATACACCTTTTAGACTTCCACCATGCTCAACGAGGGTACCACCATTGTAATTTGGGGTAATCATTAGACCGTAACCATAAAATTTGTTTTCTTGAAACTGTACATGTGGATGAATCATTGTTTTTACACTTTCTGCTTTTAAAATTTGTATATCACCAACCTGGCCACTATTACGGAAAATTTCCGTGTAGCGCATCATATCATCGAGAGTAGATCGAAGAAATCCTCCTGCGTACATTGCCTTTGAATCCCACCATGTGTCTGAAGCGTATACTTCTTTTTCTCCATCACTGTCAGTAGTTGCATAAATGGTCGTTGCTTTCGGTGATGATAACACTATATTAAGGTCGAATGTACTGTTCTTCATTCCTACTGGTTTTAAAATATTTTCGGTCACGTATTCGTCATAACGTTGCCCACTTACTTGCTCAATAATAGCACCCAATAATGCATAAGAATCATTGGAATAACTAAATTGTGTCCCGGGATCTCCTAGCAAGTCAATCTGTAATTCAGAAAGAAACTTAATCAATTGATCATTATTATCAATCGGATCATGCTGTAACAATCTGTCACGTTGTTTTTCTGAAACAGATGAATCTTCCTCCATCGTTCGTCTCATTGCATGATAAAGCGTTGGCAACGGTGGGAGTCCTGCTGTATGGGTAAGAAGATGATGAATCGTAATTTGTCTTGTATGCTTTTCATTACCGAGAATGAGGTTAGGTAGGTATGTAATGACTTTATCATCTACCGCCAGTTTTCCTGCCTCTTGTAATTGCATAATCGCTACTCCAGTAAATGACTTTGTTATAGAAGCAATACCAAAAATTGTGTCATTTGTTACTTCCTTACTTTTTTCTACGTTTCGGTGACCGAAGCCACGTTCATAAATCAATTCTCCATCTTTAGCGACACCAACTGCAGCTCCAGGTACTTTGTATTTACTAAAAATGCCATTCGCAAAATCTTCAAAACTTGAAATCCAGTTTAATTTCCCCATTAAGAACCTCACTTCTTTCTATATCATTTATTTCTATACTCTAAATATTCCACTTATTTACCTTAAATCCTCTATATTTTCTATTTCCTATTTTCTGGTCGCCACAGTGCCCTCCACTTGAGAAGTGGAGGGCACATAAGGAGGGAGACTCAACAGGTAAAAATCAACCTATTGAGTCTCCCCCTGAGTGTAGTTTATTAGCAAGACTCCCCAGAAAATAGGGAACCACGTGAATAGTCAAGATATCTTTTTCTGATATAGTCAGTAGGATCATTAAACATGTATTTAACTACATATTAGCTTCTATCTCTTTTACTTCCTTTTTAACATCTTCATTAGTTAATCCATTGTCTTTTCTCTTCTCAGCAAGATTAGCTAATTCAGTAAATATTTTGCTGTCTGTAGAAACTTTTACGTTG is a window from the Evansella cellulosilytica DSM 2522 genome containing:
- a CDS encoding ABC transporter ATP-binding protein, coding for MGDTTLSGKSNSRLVFQYILKMIPILMKISPSLLLLTICLRVLQIGVPLIQVYLTTILVEQVTLVTQFGVGEMRRAIIILLIQFLFLFISTLLKSFNRYLMSKLNYKTKYYFDRLVAEKASRLPLVLYENADYYNQLERASGQSERAMSFVDNCFSIIQNAVTITGFLVILFSFHWGLALSLITIIFPSLIVNIKTGKWRFQQMLQQTPAERKSMYLLDLLSTRQAAKEIRIFGLKDFLTTRWSYIYWKNAREKLSLDKKTEIYISFVDLSGIVVNTLAAAFLIWLGALGRVTIGHYVALTQALIQVHTMLDEIAHKVANVYEDALYTSTLFSFLSLPTENSEEKNSLPFPNIINAISVNGVSFSYPSHEKNVLDNVSFSINPGEKIAIVGENGSGKTTLAKCLLGLYKPLRGEILINELDLADINKEELRKYMTAVFQDFVQYQFTAKDNIAVGKPELVNNVERIKSAAQISGAHKFITQLDKGYDTELGPYFFGGQEISLGQWQKVAISRAFLRNAEIIVLDEPTASLDPISEAEIFNDFMRLSQGKTAIFITHRLGSCKLADRILVLKEGRLIEEGKHEELIAVNGEYHKMF
- a CDS encoding ABC transporter permease, with the protein product MNFIRRAIQSVIVRKGKNLLLFLILFFIYNLVLTSLAIQSSVQQINMDTRESIGNEVILEFNNAANTDVNEAPVNVEEATSLKTNDLVTAYNYKSAVPSIAEGFSPVSHTESTENDGDSIEEHFEQPNIYIEALLFSEYAQGFERELETLIDGRHITDEDEKNNVVVIEKNLAIHNDLEVGDTLSLKPLHENTSHPFEIVGIYETKQRPDPNHPFFSLDMSSPYNKIYIPYTEARYFDDRLTEGLVWEVVFYLKSGKYIDQFIEDARAESPVDFGLFHMYASDDLFSYITGAIGNVASFSTIMLYIVTGAGAMIICLIIMISLKERTKEIGILFSLGESRLKIIGQILSEVIIIAIIAFSLSVVSGQAISQSIANYLLDRELTVEEEVPLMEQNMLITESIERHDELNVQLSLPIIITYAFSSLFIICIAIIIPAFMLLRYEPRSILIKHD
- a CDS encoding serine hydrolase domain-containing protein, with the protein product MGKLNWISSFEDFANGIFSKYKVPGAAVGVAKDGELIYERGFGHRNVEKSKEVTNDTIFGIASITKSFTGVAIMQLQEAGKLAVDDKVITYLPNLILGNEKHTRQITIHHLLTHTAGLPPLPTLYHAMRRTMEEDSSVSEKQRDRLLQHDPIDNNDQLIKFLSELQIDLLGDPGTQFSYSNDSYALLGAIIEQVSGQRYDEYVTENILKPVGMKNSTFDLNIVLSSPKATTIYATTDSDGEKEVYASDTWWDSKAMYAGGFLRSTLDDMMRYTEIFRNSGQVGDIQILKAESVKTMIHPHVQFQENKFYGYGLMITPNYNGGTLVEHGGSLKGVSSNFGVIPEKGLASVVLTNLVGVPAFKLMVAAFNAIQELAPETPLSTYDDYELSSEDYKKYVASFESGEGAEMSVVKEDHQLYFQSEGKSYQMRPVGEHLFTINMNESETPIRFLFNNEGDLSGLFLGVRQILKQK
- a CDS encoding TlpA family protein disulfide reductase; amino-acid sequence: MIDIFIISHFVLWTLLIVVSIALIILFKTVQNLKMAEKRNLVNEEEFLPRRDSGLPVGDLFPKLEIQTLENKTININQKGVLGSIVIFSSTTCSVCDEVYPDLTSFSKMNPELPVFLFSEGEKNELDKKIKDFEIDVPIHLITNDDLIKTKTNVFPFAYFLSPEGYVLSKGVINNAQGDLNILIKMADGNEGLAV
- a CDS encoding protein-tyrosine phosphatase family protein produces the protein MKNKNYQELLKERIYIGGADDVEEMLENEKVDVVYDLRAESLDSDSQYNRVHCPIVDDAENQDEAIKKSVDNIVKSYHEGKNVYVHCQGGSNRTGSVAVGTLLALGKAKTIEEAEKMAKDARPKINIKPEMKEALKRVYKD
- a CDS encoding MauE/DoxX family redox-associated membrane protein, yielding MSIYVFFQVFLIVIFIISGISKLISISNFIDTIKELGFSKKFSSVIAIMLSLLEVVVGVSLLFPAIFLLSFIGIFTLIICFSIATWKSFHIVDKVNCNCFGTLADESLGLGSVLKILILFFITVWLLINYNHISIWSHSSLEIITSVMITISTIIIYSFLLLLKKFNKNMKGEYL